The Pyrus communis chromosome 8, drPyrComm1.1, whole genome shotgun sequence region TTTCGTGTTCATACTCAGATGCTCCTCACAAAAGATCAAAGCTTGCTCCTCTGCAGGTTGCTAGTTATCCACTTCTGTTTTTCATCAGTCCTTATGCTtgcccttttttatttattgatagtTCTTTTCTAAACCAATGTATCTTTGAATATTTGGGATTGTTCATTCTTTCTTTGTAGGAAAGGAGAATGGTAGACAGGTTTAGGCTTTATGCTAAAGGGGGTGGTGGTGGCAGTGGTTGCACCAGCACTCGCCGCAGTCGACATGATCGCCGCGGCAGACCTGATGGTAGGTTTTCTATTGTAGTTCAATGTCTATATTCATCTTTTGACTGAGCAGcatgttatatatttaattcaattcaatctacaTCAACAATTtaaagatttttctttttggaaattATGAGAATTTCTGTTGTGGCATTTCTGCAATTTCCTTCTAACCTTGGAGCTAATGTAGGTGGGAATGGTGGAAGAGGTGGTGATGTTATTTTGGAATGTTCTCCAACTTGTTGGGACTTCAGCGGTTTGCAACCTCACCTTGTATGTAACTcttatctttcttctttctcaacATGTACCATTGTTGATAAAATTGCGTTGAAGTAATGTTGTTCTGCAGATTGCACAGAGAGGGGGACATGGATCCTCAAAGAACAAAATTGGCACCAGAGGAGCAGATAAGGTATAGTTGTGTTTAGCAATTCTCGTTACCTGCATGATTGTATCCTGTAGTTTTCGTATGCTAGGTACTCAAATTAGAAAGCTGAAATTTACTGTCAAAATCTTTTACTTTCGTAGGTTGCCCAAGTGCCCATTGGTACCGTGATTCATCTTTTGCAGGGTGAAACTCCTTGTGTTGCTGAAAGACAAATTCCTAAAGATTTGGATCCATGGGAAATTCCAGGTACTCCTATTGGTGATGTATCTGAATCCGATCAACACTCTACGCTTACTGGCCTAACTACGGCAGAGGATAGTGACAGCTCATCCTCTCAACCTGACAGAACTGTTGAGGAATCAGCTGGCATGAAGGGAACTACGCAAATGGGATCAACTGATTCTCAATCGTCATCTTCTTCTGAGAGTTGCTCAGAAGATGAGACAGAGAAAAAAGATCAAATTCAGTACAATGTTGCTGAATTAACTGTACAAGGTCAACGAGTAATTATTGCTTGTGGAGGGGAAGGTGGTATGGGCAATGTGTCCTCTGTGAAAGTATTTGATGATGAGGAGTCGTCCCTTCGTGTGGGTTTGCCTGGTTCTGAAGCTGTTCTTATACTAGAGCTGAAGAGCATTGCTGATGTGAGCCTAGTCGGAATGCCAAATGCTGGTAAAAGCACTCTGTTAGGGGCTATATCGAGGGCAAAACCTGCAGTGGGACATTATGCCTTCACAACTCTTAGACCCAATTTGGGGAATCTAAACTTTGAGGACTTCTCGCTCACAGTTGCTGATGTTCCTGGACTCATAAAGGGTGCCCATGAGAATCGTGGACTTGGACATGCATTCCTGCGACACATAGAACGCACAAAAGTTCTAGCTTATGTGGTAGACTTGGCTTCTGGATTGGATGGTAGAATTGGAACGCCACCTTGGGAACAACTTCGGGATTTAGTTTTAGAGCTCGAGCATCATCTAGAGGGTTTATCTAATCGACCGTCCTTGATAGTGGCAAATAAAATAGATGAGGACGGTGCTGAAGAAGTGTACGAAGAATTGAAAAGACGGGTGCAAGATGTTTCTATATTCCCCGTCTGTGCTGTTCTGGAGGAAGGAGTGCCAGAGGTAAAACTGGCTCTTAAGAAGCTTGTGAATGGTGAAACATCAGACAGACTCGTTTTAGATAAAATTACGGTTGATTAAAAGGTTAGTGATACTTCTTCAACAAAAAATGATTTGTTGGATGTCGAGTTTCAGTATTAGATTTACTTTGTTTTGCAGTATCCATAATAAGTTTTGCACACTAGAATCATACTCCGTTTAGAAGAACTTCTGTGGGACAATCATTTCGTGTCTGGTTTGTTCAACCATACAAAAATTAACATGTATTGAGAAAAATCACTTTTTGTTTAGTTTCAGTATACATACCTATGTATATATTGCAACcgaaaacaaaatttcaaatatgaaTGGTTGATTTTTCTTCGGTGGTCTGAACTCAGACGCGTTatgttagggtttagggtttacggGTTAGTGGTGGTCAGGCTCATCCCctgattttcattttccctttttttctcagATAGAATTCAGTATGTTTGAGTTGATCACATGATGTAACTTCTATAGTGGTATCAAACTCAGGCTGACACATTATGCAGAGCTTGAAAACCATTGAAAAGCAATCAACTTTGAAAGAGGTGGCTATTTGAATTCTATCAGTCCTTGGGCCTGGCTTCCTCCCCACACAAAATAGCAAATTGGTCATGACATGAAATGCAGGAGAAATTCTTTGGTGCGTCGGTCACACCTCAAACTTGTTACTAATTTGTGTATTACAGTATGGATGAATGACGTGATTGATATATCATCAACCTAGGATGTAGTATTAACAAATAACTTAAGTAGATTGGTAATACCACGTCACGCGGGAAGACTTCTCCAAATCTAGAGGTTGATTGGGGTCATAAAAGGAGGCAACTGCATGCAAAATGGTCTTAAAAATTGGATCACATAATCGCTGCCCTGaaatatttgcaagaaatgGGTACCCATGACCATCAGCTTTTGCTATCGGATGGACTTTTTGTCTTTCGCGCGTCTCTATGTCCCATATTCTGTCGCTAAGGTTGAAATTAAAGCCTTCGGTTCAAGAGATCTCAAATCACTTGGTCATCAAACAAGAATATAAAGGGAAATGAACACAATGTTTCTCTAAAAGAACCAAATGTTCACGATGATAATCAAATGGTCAACGATTTTGGATTTCAATGACTTttgtgaaggaaaaaaaatatatttaaacgAAGATCCAAAAATTAGATGGTTTCGATTATTGCACCTCATTGAGTAGTGCATTGACTAATGGAATCCTTTCACATTTTAACGATGGAAATGATTTCCGCTCACCATGTTCTCTCTCTTGGTTAATTTTTGGTTGgcttttaaattgaataaatcaaagaaaaatcaaataatttaaataaCGAGTGTGCATAAGGAAAATTGGCCACTTTAACATAGTTCAAGAGGTAAATTGGTTGAAAAAATAGTTCATGATAGAAATTGGCATTCACGTGATTGTCCGGGAGGGTATACGGCAGTTTATTCTTTCCTTTTCAACCATTCATCCATCGGGTTCACCATCAATATGGCTTTCCTTCAAGGATTGCCATATaaggggttttttttattttttatatttttcacatgGTAATGCATTATTTGATTGGGACGCTACCTGATAATAAACCTATTTCATGTAAGTTTTTCTCCAATTTTGAGAGTCCATATCTGGTGTTTTTCATAATTGGAGAGGTTGTCTTCACGCCATAAAAGTGACAATTCTATACTACCAAGTTTAATATTTGATAATCCATAAGATATAGCGAGTTAGAATAACTTTAGAGAACTTCTTTCTTTATCTTTtccaaagaaaagagaagaaaaggcaAATGGAGAACCTTTGATCAtaaaaagatgaaaagaaaaggaCATCTGAGGTGAAGAGATTTGAAGAGAATATCATCTCACTTTTGGGATTCACAATTATAGCTGGCTGGCTCCACAATGAGGGGATAGAAGCCCTTCAAGCCCCACCCTTTATAATGGAAGATCAATAATTGGAGGAGGCAGTCTCCTTCTCGCAACATCTTTTTCTGTTTCTACTCCACAGCACATGTGAGGGGCCGGATCTAAACTACAAGAAAGTAAATCACAGCACATGTGAAGGGCCGGATCTAAACTACAAGAAAGTAAatcaaacacacaaaacaaaaatggaGGAATGGAGGAATGAAGGAATGGGGATGTCTTTTTCTCCTGAAGATGGACAAAGATTTTGCAACTCGAGTGCTGAGAGTATTATCCCATATCAGCAAATGAAACTCAGCGTTATGCTGTAGGGTTGTCAATTGGCTCGAAACAGCTCGAGTTTGCAATAAATACGGCTCATGAAAGAAACAAGCCAAATCAGGCCTAGTTTGGATATGAGTATGTTCAGCTTGTAAAGCTCGTGAGCTACTCATACTTTTTTATGAGATAACTTGAGCTAGAATCTATACAAGAAGTTTAgttgaaatgaaagaaaatgtttACGCTGAATATcttcaatttgatttttttcttcaaagacAAATCACAGCCGTAGTGGTGTGAGCCTCCGATTAGGTCCATCcatgtaaaaagaaaaaggaatttaTGTTTGTGATCCCTGTTTTGCTTTTTTAGATTTTATATATTCTGTCATTAAAGTGCGTTGTCAAGCAGCAAATCTTTTGAACTCACTCGAGCTTGGATCGTATGAGAAGCACGCCAAAGAACCCAGCTCGAGTTTGAGAAAAATTGGACAAGTCAAGCTTCAGTGCAGTGCAGTGGTATTTAGTTTGACTTGGTTCGTTTACAATCTTATAAACTGGACAAGTCAAGGTTGATCACCGTAATATTTGGTGTTGGCTCGTTTGCAACCCTGACCTTCGACACTTAATTGAGTCCTTGAAACGTTACTCCGCCCCGACTCCCTACTATGTCCAAACTCATAAATTTAACAACGATACACCTAATTCGGAGCAAAATCTATCCACACAAGTACaggtttatttttataattggaTTTCTAAATAGCACATCCCACTGGAACTGAAAATTTGCAGGTGAGAGACTTGGAGCGTTATGAAAGAGGGAAacgagaaagaaaaaaaaagtaggcTTTTCGAAAAACGGCATGGATTTGGCCATATGGATATACTCTTAATTATTGTTGATTGATTTTGAGTTGGATATTTTTATTAGGATATCATTGTCAGATTTCCTTCGTAACTTAAGTCTAAAGTTTATATGTGTTTATGCGTTTTATAGTATGAATTGTTCACATATTTAACTTACGGATAATACATAAATAATGACGTGTTAAGAGTATTATTATGTAAAAACAAACAATCAACATAtttctcattaaaaaaaaaaaagtttttttcttGGTAAGAATAAAATAGCCAAATCGCGCCAATAATCTGATGAGACAACTTGCCCCAACACGTTATCAACTTTAATTTGATTGGTTGGAAGGCTTTGTGACAAAATTGCATCATATAAAATGATTTGAAGTCCTTTTTAGACTGTCTTTGGTAGCATCGACCATCCTTGATATTAGAGTATAAGATAACAATTAAATCAATGGTGGGTTGGATTCCAAATTTCCAAGGGGCCACCAAGTTTATTTGTCTATGTGAAAAATATTTGATACAGATTAATTAAGGGACCCAGAAGAGAACATTTTAAATATGTCACTTTGATGTGTACATTTTATTTGATTCAACTAATAGTGgtcaaaagaaaacaattgcattattttgcttctagaAATTTACCTACAGAAAATGACCACTTTGTCAATTCATGTATGTTTGGTCCATCATAGAAATTAAGGATTGGATTAGGAACTTTCAAGAATATTGTAGTCTCACCCCCGTTGACTTGAGGGGAGCTTCATGATTCAATTTAAATTCCTTTTTATCTTGCAACAAAATTTTAAGCTATGGAATCTAATCATTTAGGACAACTTTgcttcatatattttttttcttttgataaaacAACTGGGCTTCATCTAAATAAGTTTTTGCCAAACTAAAATCGATAACTCTGGTTCATAAGAAAAGGAACCACTTGATGCATACACATAGAGATTGAGTGTTATTATGCTATATGTTGTTACGAAGAATTAAAGTATGGttttaaagaattaatatataaaaataacaattaaagAGAAGTATGACCATACTTATAATATAATTTGATAGAAGTATACATGTACCCACAAATGTTCTCTTGATCACTTGATGATCAAGAAATTCACGGTGACTTGCCtttggatttgatatcaagAGTTGAGATGAAGTGGATGTGATTTTAATATCTTAATCTCAATTCTGATAAATATAAATCtcacattgaaaacaaaaagaacttagcatgtgcttataagaatTTGGACTACTTCCTATTTTGTCAATTGGTGATAGAACTTTAACTTCCAGCGTAGTATTTTATACTATTCTAATATGCACAAAGAGATGATTCAACATTAGTGCAAGTGGATCTTCACACGGGTTTTTTACGCCACCCCCCAACTGTTGATTTGATGgtgaaattttaacttttttcataTTAACAAAATAGTATTCTAAACTATTGAGTTTAGAATACTACTTtctttgccacttagtactacggtttagtggtattcttcttcacttgtaagtgagaggtcttagattcgattatcGCGCCAAGgcgaaattgaatcacattattgctagcccattgtgaagcTTAGCCTTTCCCATCCCCTTGAGTGTACATAATgccatttgttaaaaaaaaaaaaaaaaaaacaatactaCGTTCTTCAtagtattttaaactattctaaTATGCACAAAGAGATTATTCAACTTTAGTGCAAGTGGATCTTCACATGGGTTTTACGTCACCCAACtattgattttatgatgaaacaACTTTAACTTTTTTCATATTAACAAAGTAGTTTTCTAAATTATTCTAGTATGTACAAAGAaaagattcaaatttgagtaCAAGTAAATGGACACAGTGTTAAACCAGCTGGCCTAACCGAACATTTTTGCTATAAACATTAAATTAGCACATAAAAAACAAGCAaggtcttttttctttttttgttcgaGTACAAGCAAGATCTAAAAAATACAAACCTCCTACCCCGTCATATAATAACACAATGTTAATATCATTATGTGACGTCAGtcacactattttttttatttttatttttttaatttcatgggATTTGGATTTTTCGACAGAGCAATGTGATGTCTATAAACTTTATTAATCAGCATAGATATCTACACTTGATCGGCGTGTACACCTTCACCTGCACTACTATAAATAGCAGTTGAGACCCTCACAAGAAAACTCATCCCAGGCTTTGAGTTAATTCAATTCCCAGCACTACAACAATCTTCTCCGTTGTTCTTATACCAACTTTTGAAGAAAATGTCTAGCAATTGTAGCTGTGGTAGTGACTGCAAGTGCGGCAGTGGCTGCAAGTACTGTAACCCTAACCGTATATATGATCGATCATCATTCTCTATTATTCCTAATAGtcttaattaggaattaattaCTTTGTTTGTATTTTCTAATAATATCGTTTTATATATGTAGATGTGGGATGCACGCTGACTTGGGTTACTCAGAGACCACTTCCACTACCATCATTGCTGGGGTTGCACCAGTGAAGACGTAAGTTTTTATGAGAGAAATACCTAGAATAAAACtgattacaattttttttataatagtTTGGAATTACAATGACACTAAACAGACAATAATGCGGCATGTACTGCATGTTGTTTACTTAGTGTCCCTCTAGTTCTATTTGTCCATATTGCTCTTTGATAAAATCTtcaaacattgttttaattttatgaattgtaTGCTGAAAAtagattgattaattgaattaagctgattattattattattgcagGTTCTCTGAGGGGTCTGAGATGAGCTATGGAGCAGAGAATAACTGCAAGTGTGGCTCGAACTGCAGCTGCAGCTCATGCAGCTGCAACAAATGATCAAAGCAAGCCGAGGTCAAAAGTCAAGAAGAGCTGTCCTGCATGGGGTCTATATAAATAAGAAAAGGACCGTGAAAGTTGAATGTTCAGTTGGGTTTTAGAACTTAATGTAAAATAAGATTGCCATTTTACCTGCAAATCCATGATCTCCTACACTAGCTGGGCTTGGGATTTGCTTCGTGCATGGCTACCGTTGTATGTTACTCTTAATTAAAAGTGTTTGttctggtgttttttttttctttttcggttgAGTTCATCACACTGATGATTGTTTAGGTTTGCAAATGAGAGATCAAACTATACGTAGTTAATACTTAGTATGAACAGCTGAGACCTCCAATATATCAGTATTAtccattaatttattaaattaagcACAAAGTACTCAGTATGCATGCATGACACCAGCACAAGTACTGTTGATCGCGATccatatctttttattttttttcaatgcgACGGTAATTGGACCAGGTCTTCAATCACTTACAAAAGAAACGCAATTATATTGTGATATAAATTGATCAGATAAAGGTGGCAACTCTTTTGTTTGCTTAACTTTGTAACTCTTAGTTTAATTTTCTAAAATCTGAATAAGCTTCATCCTCAAGAGGATAACAACTGGATCATCAGCTAATTAACACCT contains the following coding sequences:
- the LOC137743316 gene encoding probable GTP-binding protein OBGM, mitochondrial, producing MWGHLPKSLQLIKTLRHSSKSHWISLFSCSYSDAPHKRSKLAPLQERRMVDRFRLYAKGGGGGSGCTSTRRSRHDRRGRPDGGNGGRGGDVILECSPTCWDFSGLQPHLIAQRGGHGSSKNKIGTRGADKVAQVPIGTVIHLLQGETPCVAERQIPKDLDPWEIPGTPIGDVSESDQHSTLTGLTTAEDSDSSSSQPDRTVEESAGMKGTTQMGSTDSQSSSSSESCSEDETEKKDQIQYNVAELTVQGQRVIIACGGEGGMGNVSSVKVFDDEESSLRVGLPGSEAVLILELKSIADVSLVGMPNAGKSTLLGAISRAKPAVGHYAFTTLRPNLGNLNFEDFSLTVADVPGLIKGAHENRGLGHAFLRHIERTKVLAYVVDLASGLDGRIGTPPWEQLRDLVLELEHHLEGLSNRPSLIVANKIDEDGAEEVYEELKRRVQDVSIFPVCAVLEEGVPEVKLALKKLVNGETSDRLVLDKITVD
- the LOC137741563 gene encoding metallothionein-like protein type 2; its protein translation is MSSNCSCGSDCKCGSGCKCGMHADLGYSETTSTTIIAGVAPVKTFSEGSEMSYGAENNCKCGSNCSCSSCSCNK